Proteins encoded by one window of Tepidibacillus fermentans:
- a CDS encoding YqhG family protein → MNQQMSHTWVRDFVEKYLDIHQCEFIEKAPTHFQVKLSVDVDKDLTNRPYYWTFVERTGVEPETLTMNFIFDPDQAPNIRGEVVKLGSRRLQQIFDSVKKRGKIVRLYQQVDNNNIRTSFGQQGKIHNLHPWLGVNYKIEFISDKKKDLFLSLGINLGNGKMKSNFLSLLKEISLTPVLPANVSTIPPFITFREARLQLEEWILGEIHKEDFSWVKLAKERLEMELEQIENYYHTHSEEDKDVKTNEQKIELEKKRIDKENRINEIKWRYSPRIIVQPINYGIFYLER, encoded by the coding sequence ATGAATCAACAGATGAGTCATACATGGGTACGAGATTTTGTTGAAAAATACCTAGATATTCATCAATGCGAATTTATTGAAAAAGCACCCACCCATTTTCAAGTGAAGCTTTCCGTTGATGTGGATAAAGATTTAACTAATCGACCCTATTATTGGACTTTTGTCGAAAGAACAGGAGTTGAACCAGAAACTCTTACCATGAATTTTATTTTTGATCCAGATCAAGCCCCTAACATTCGCGGTGAGGTGGTAAAACTTGGTTCTAGGAGACTTCAACAAATCTTTGACTCTGTAAAAAAAAGAGGGAAAATCGTCCGATTATACCAACAAGTAGATAATAATAACATACGTACATCTTTCGGTCAGCAAGGAAAAATTCACAACCTACACCCATGGCTAGGAGTAAATTATAAGATTGAATTTATCAGTGATAAAAAAAAGGACCTTTTTCTTTCTTTAGGAATCAATTTAGGGAATGGAAAAATGAAGAGCAATTTTCTTTCACTATTAAAAGAAATCTCTTTAACACCCGTATTACCTGCAAATGTTTCTACAATTCCACCTTTTATCACCTTTCGTGAAGCCAGGCTTCAATTAGAGGAATGGATATTAGGAGAGATTCATAAAGAAGACTTTTCTTGGGTAAAATTAGCAAAAGAACGACTTGAAATGGAATTAGAACAAATTGAAAATTATTATCATACTCATTCTGAAGAAGATAAAGACGTTAAGACGAACGAACAAAAAATAGAGCTAGAAAAAAAACGGATTGACAAAGAGAATCGAATCAACGAAATTAAATGGCGATATTCACCACGAATCATAGTTCAGCCCATTAATTATGGAATTTTTTATTTAGAAAGATGA
- a CDS encoding DEAD/DEAH box helicase, which produces MNKVPERIYSIQVNDQTVPIHFDQEWIEHLQSTFQQDGPWNMWEVFQMAYQAEEVMKVEDFDELQCLSYLANVTPFPHQIHTAKKVLNEMHGRAILADEVGLGKTIEAGLIMKEYLIRGLAKKILILVPASLVLQWTRELNQKFDIPAVAQKKEWMWEQYDIIVASMDTAKRPPHREHIMNQNYDMLIVDEAHKLKNKNTKNWEFINSIRKKFILLLTATPIQNDMIELYNLVTLLKPGQLGRFHHFQKEHMKDKRSPKNKELLRNEIEKVMIRNKRSDENIELKFPKRIVQNILIELTEPERRLYNEISSFVKGQYRKFRGDIQNMLALITLQREICSSRDAAFITLVNMFKKSGGNEEMKEEILRLVRIAKEVDVQSKAEKVVSLLNELKDEKVIIFTEYRATQEFLMSKLAEQGIRSVPYRGGFNRGKKDWMMELFQRKAQVMVATEAGGEGINLQFCNHIINYDLPWNPMRVEQRIGRVHRLGQTKDVYIYNLSTNQTIEEHILYLLHEKINMFENVIGSLDTILERLQFKDIESNIMDIMVNSKDDQEVRDRLAGIGSQIKNGVNECK; this is translated from the coding sequence ATGAATAAGGTACCTGAGAGAATTTATTCGATTCAAGTGAATGATCAGACTGTACCCATTCATTTTGATCAAGAGTGGATAGAACATCTTCAAAGTACCTTTCAACAGGATGGTCCATGGAATATGTGGGAAGTGTTTCAAATGGCCTACCAAGCGGAAGAAGTGATGAAGGTAGAAGACTTTGATGAACTTCAGTGTTTGTCCTATCTAGCAAATGTAACTCCTTTCCCTCATCAAATTCATACTGCCAAAAAAGTATTAAATGAAATGCATGGACGAGCAATATTAGCAGATGAAGTGGGACTTGGTAAAACGATCGAAGCGGGATTAATCATGAAAGAATATCTGATTCGTGGACTAGCTAAAAAAATCTTAATTCTAGTTCCAGCTTCATTAGTCCTTCAATGGACCCGTGAACTGAATCAAAAATTTGATATTCCTGCTGTTGCTCAAAAAAAAGAATGGATGTGGGAACAATATGATATCATTGTCGCTTCAATGGATACCGCGAAACGTCCACCACATCGTGAACATATCATGAACCAAAATTATGACATGTTAATTGTAGATGAAGCACACAAATTAAAAAATAAAAACACAAAAAACTGGGAGTTCATTAATAGTATTCGTAAAAAATTTATCCTTTTATTAACAGCTACTCCCATCCAAAATGATATGATTGAACTTTATAATCTTGTCACTCTCTTAAAACCCGGTCAACTAGGTCGCTTCCATCACTTCCAGAAAGAGCATATGAAAGATAAACGGAGCCCCAAAAACAAAGAACTGCTTCGAAATGAAATTGAAAAGGTAATGATCCGCAATAAACGCTCTGACGAAAATATTGAGCTAAAGTTTCCAAAACGAATTGTACAAAACATTCTAATCGAATTAACCGAACCTGAACGACGTTTATATAATGAAATCTCTAGCTTCGTAAAAGGTCAATACCGAAAATTTCGTGGAGATATTCAAAATATGCTCGCTCTCATCACCTTACAAAGAGAAATATGCAGCAGTCGTGATGCGGCGTTTATTACTTTAGTCAATATGTTTAAAAAATCAGGCGGAAACGAAGAGATGAAAGAAGAAATACTTCGATTAGTTCGAATTGCAAAAGAAGTCGATGTTCAGTCAAAGGCAGAAAAAGTGGTCTCTCTGCTTAACGAATTAAAGGATGAAAAGGTGATCATCTTCACTGAATATCGAGCCACTCAAGAATTTTTGATGAGCAAACTTGCAGAACAGGGGATCAGATCGGTTCCTTATCGTGGTGGATTTAATCGTGGAAAGAAAGATTGGATGATGGAATTATTCCAACGAAAAGCACAGGTAATGGTTGCAACGGAAGCTGGTGGTGAAGGAATCAACTTGCAATTTTGTAACCATATTATTAATTATGACCTTCCTTGGAATCCAATGAGAGTTGAACAGCGAATCGGACGTGTTCATCGCCTAGGTCAAACCAAAGACGTTTATATTTATAACTTATCAACAAACCAAACGATTGAAGAACATATTCTATATCTCTTACATGAAAAAATTAATATGTTTGAAAATGTAATAGGTTCACTAGATACCATTCTAGAAAGACTACAATTTAAAGATATCGAAAGTAATATTATGGACATTATGGTTAATTCTAAAGATGATCAAGAAGTTAGGGATCGTTTAGCTGGAATCGGAAGTCAAATTAAAAATGGGGTGAATGAATGTAAATGA
- the gcvT gene encoding glycine cleavage system aminomethyltransferase GcvT, which translates to MAELKRTPLYPLYQKYGAKLIEFGGWELPVQFSGIIDEHKAVRERAGLFDVSHMGEVDIQGKDALQFIQKMITNDASKLVDGKALYSPMCYPDGGTVDDLLVYRLAEDHYLLVINAANIDKDVAWFMEHKKGDVEIKNISREVSQLALQGPLAEKVLQKIADIDLSTIGSFSFHPDVHLKGIKALVSRTGYTGEDGFEIYLSNDDAVKLYDIILEIGKDDGVIPCGLGARDTLRFEAKLPLYGQELSPTITPIEAGLAFFVKWDKGDFIGRDVLLQQKEQGTPRKLVGIEMIERGIPRSHYPVYVGDEQIGEITTGTQSPTLRKNLGLALIKTEHATIGNEVWVGIRNKKIKAQIVKTPFYKRSK; encoded by the coding sequence ATGGCTGAATTAAAACGAACACCACTTTATCCTCTGTATCAAAAATATGGAGCAAAACTGATTGAGTTCGGAGGGTGGGAACTACCTGTTCAGTTTTCAGGCATTATTGATGAACATAAGGCTGTTAGAGAACGAGCTGGACTCTTTGATGTTTCTCATATGGGAGAAGTGGATATACAAGGGAAGGATGCCCTTCAATTTATTCAAAAAATGATTACCAATGATGCTTCTAAACTAGTTGACGGTAAAGCTTTATATAGTCCGATGTGCTATCCAGACGGGGGCACAGTGGATGATTTATTGGTTTATCGATTGGCTGAGGATCATTATCTCCTTGTCATTAATGCTGCGAATATTGACAAGGATGTGGCTTGGTTTATGGAGCATAAAAAAGGGGATGTTGAGATTAAAAATATCTCTCGAGAAGTTTCTCAATTAGCCCTACAAGGCCCACTTGCCGAAAAAGTATTACAAAAAATTGCGGATATCGATTTATCTACCATTGGATCTTTTTCTTTTCATCCAGATGTCCATTTAAAAGGTATCAAGGCATTGGTTTCCCGAACTGGATATACGGGGGAAGATGGGTTTGAAATCTATTTATCCAATGATGACGCAGTAAAACTTTATGATATAATATTAGAGATTGGGAAAGATGATGGTGTTATTCCTTGCGGGCTAGGGGCTAGGGATACATTGAGATTCGAAGCAAAATTACCTTTATATGGGCAAGAGCTTTCCCCAACCATCACTCCTATTGAAGCAGGACTTGCTTTTTTTGTGAAGTGGGATAAAGGTGACTTCATTGGTAGAGATGTACTATTGCAGCAAAAAGAGCAGGGAACTCCTAGAAAATTAGTTGGTATTGAGATGATTGAACGTGGAATACCCCGTTCCCATTATCCTGTATATGTTGGTGATGAACAAATAGGTGAAATCACGACAGGCACTCAATCTCCTACCTTGAGGAAAAACCTTGGACTAGCTCTCATTAAAACAGAACATGCAACAATAGGAAATGAAGTTTGGGTTGGGATTCGGAATAAGAAAATAAAAGCCCAAATTGTAAAGACTCCTTTTTATAAGAGGAGTAAATAA
- the gcvH gene encoding glycine cleavage system protein GcvH, with amino-acid sequence MSELRQDLKYSKEHEWVEVLGDNKVRIGITDYAQNSLGDIVFVEVPGVGDEVTANETMGSVESVKAVSDVYCPVTGKVVEINESLEEAPEVINEDPYGKGWMVVVEISDPSELDQLLSAEEYDAFIKEEE; translated from the coding sequence ATGAGCGAATTAAGACAAGATTTGAAGTACAGTAAAGAACATGAGTGGGTAGAAGTATTAGGAGATAACAAAGTAAGAATTGGGATCACTGATTATGCCCAAAACTCACTAGGTGATATCGTTTTCGTGGAGGTTCCAGGTGTAGGCGACGAAGTAACTGCTAACGAGACCATGGGTTCTGTTGAGTCTGTAAAAGCAGTTTCTGATGTGTATTGCCCTGTAACTGGTAAAGTAGTAGAAATCAATGAAAGCTTAGAGGAAGCACCAGAAGTGATCAATGAAGATCCATATGGTAAAGGTTGGATGGTTGTTGTAGAAATTAGTGATCCATCTGAATTAGATCAATTATTATCTGCAGAGGAATATGACGCCTTCATAAAAGAGGAGGAATAA